The following coding sequences are from one Hyalangium gracile window:
- a CDS encoding ABC transporter permease: MSSAKPAGRQRSGFIWQLLENRKAAVGAAIILFFVLLGLFGPLLVKVDPSAFVGPPHQPPSSEYLFGTNGQGQDVLAQTIAGARTSLAVGFLTGFAVMAIGALVGMTAGFFGGWLDSVLSFVTNVFLLIPGLPMAVVIAAYLKPGPVTIGLVLIITGWAWNARMLRAQILSLREKDFVMAAIVSGEGRLRIIFREILPNMTSLLMSGFISATVYAIGAQVGLEFLGIGDVSVVTWGTNLYWAANNAALLTGAWWTVVPTGMCVALIGFALVLVNFAIDELTNPRLRAERTWTRLLESHDLEEGLSTPVVRSHGN; this comes from the coding sequence ATGTCATCCGCGAAACCAGCCGGGAGGCAGCGCTCGGGGTTCATCTGGCAGCTGCTCGAGAATCGCAAGGCGGCCGTCGGGGCGGCGATCATCCTCTTCTTCGTGCTGCTCGGGCTGTTCGGGCCCCTGCTGGTGAAGGTCGACCCCTCCGCCTTCGTGGGCCCGCCGCACCAGCCACCCTCCTCCGAGTATCTCTTCGGAACCAACGGCCAGGGGCAGGACGTGCTCGCGCAGACGATCGCGGGGGCGCGCACCTCGCTCGCGGTGGGGTTCCTCACGGGCTTCGCCGTCATGGCGATTGGCGCGCTCGTGGGGATGACCGCCGGGTTCTTCGGCGGCTGGCTCGACAGTGTCCTGTCCTTCGTCACCAACGTGTTCCTGCTCATCCCCGGCCTGCCCATGGCCGTGGTCATCGCGGCGTACCTGAAGCCCGGGCCCGTCACCATCGGCCTGGTGCTGATCATCACGGGGTGGGCCTGGAACGCACGCATGCTGCGCGCGCAGATCCTCTCGCTGCGGGAGAAGGACTTCGTCATGGCCGCCATCGTGAGCGGCGAGGGGCGCCTTCGGATCATCTTCCGGGAGATCCTCCCCAACATGACGTCGCTGCTGATGAGCGGCTTCATCTCCGCGACGGTCTACGCGATTGGCGCGCAGGTGGGGCTCGAGTTCCTGGGGATCGGGGACGTGAGCGTGGTCACCTGGGGCACCAACCTGTACTGGGCCGCCAACAACGCGGCCCTGCTGACCGGGGCGTGGTGGACCGTGGTCCCCACCGGCATGTGCGTCGCGCTCATCGGGTTCGCGCTCGTGCTCGTCAACTTCGCGATCGACGAGCTCACCAACCCGCGACTGCGGGCGGAGCGCACATGGACTCGGCTCCTCGAGAGCCATGATCTGGAAGAGGGGCTCTCGACCCCCGTGGTGAGGAGCCATGGAAACTAA
- a CDS encoding ABC transporter ATP-binding protein — METKASTLLSVRDLRVEYLTPVGSVCAVDGVSFDIGRGEVLGLAGESGSGKSTVAQALLRILRPPAVITGGQVMFEGEDILGMSEARLRELRWRKVSLVFQSAMNSLNPILTIGEQIVDAIEAHRRVKRSEAVDRAVSLLKLVGIDSSRLTSYPHQLSGGMRQRVVIAIALALEPPLMIMDEPTTALDVVVQKEILHQVSELKDKLGFSILFITHDLSLILEFSTRIAVLYAGRMMEMAPSRELFLSPRHPYTRGLLGSVPSVRGPRRKLVGIPGSPPDMRKLPDGCRFHPRCPSATDRCKVDVPQLRPLGPDHIEACHLDAP; from the coding sequence ATGGAAACTAAGGCCTCGACGTTGCTGTCGGTGCGGGACCTCCGCGTCGAATACCTGACGCCCGTGGGCTCCGTGTGCGCTGTCGACGGCGTCTCGTTCGACATCGGGCGCGGCGAGGTGCTGGGGCTCGCCGGCGAGTCGGGCAGCGGCAAGTCCACCGTGGCGCAGGCCCTGCTGCGGATCCTCCGGCCCCCCGCCGTCATCACGGGCGGTCAGGTGATGTTCGAGGGAGAGGACATCCTGGGCATGAGCGAGGCGCGGCTCCGGGAGCTGCGCTGGCGCAAGGTGTCGCTCGTCTTCCAGAGCGCGATGAACTCGCTCAACCCCATCCTCACGATTGGTGAGCAGATCGTGGACGCGATCGAGGCCCACCGGCGGGTGAAGCGCTCCGAGGCCGTCGACAGGGCCGTCTCGCTGCTGAAGCTCGTGGGCATCGACAGCTCCAGGCTCACGAGCTATCCGCACCAGCTCTCGGGCGGCATGCGGCAGCGCGTGGTGATCGCCATCGCGCTGGCGCTCGAGCCGCCGCTGATGATCATGGACGAGCCGACGACGGCGCTCGACGTGGTGGTGCAGAAGGAGATCCTGCACCAGGTCTCGGAGCTCAAGGACAAGCTCGGGTTCTCCATCCTGTTCATCACGCATGATCTCTCGCTGATCCTCGAGTTCTCCACGCGCATCGCGGTCCTCTACGCGGGCAGGATGATGGAGATGGCCCCCTCTCGGGAGCTCTTCCTCTCCCCCAGGCACCCGTACACCCGGGGGCTGCTGGGCTCGGTCCCCTCGGTCCGAGGGCCGCGCAGGAAGCTCGTGGGCATCCCGGGCTCGCCTCCGGACATGCGCAAGCTCCCCGACGGGTGCCGCTTCCACCCGCGTTGCCCCTCGGCGACGGACCGCTGCAAGGTCGACGTGCCCCAGCTCCGCCCGCTGGGACCTGACCACATCGAGGCCTGCCACCTGGACGCGCCATGA
- a CDS encoding ABC transporter ATP-binding protein, which produces MTTIDLESQPILEAKGLGKYFQVGSGFRPKRLRALHEISFALGKRQVVALVGESGSGKSTIARLLVRLMEPSAGKILFRGRDILQEEPRQASLDYRAQVQMIFQDPFGSLNPVHTIGAHLERPLLLHGKAKGAAELRDRVHELLETVDLKPAAELATRYPHQLSGGQRQRVAIARALAPGPSVILADEPISMLDVSIRVGVLNLMERLKEERAISYLYITHDIASARYFADRTMVMYAGHIVEGAPSEELMQQPAHPYTQLLLSAVPDPNGSMKSELKAKSGAPKLIDPPPGCPFADRCPSAMAVCRREMPETTQLDDSRWVRCHLFGRGAASGTAGPQGLSAVARSAL; this is translated from the coding sequence ATGACGACCATCGACCTGGAGAGCCAGCCGATCCTCGAGGCGAAAGGCCTCGGCAAATACTTCCAGGTGGGCAGTGGCTTCCGGCCGAAACGGCTGCGAGCCCTCCACGAGATCTCCTTCGCCCTGGGGAAGAGGCAGGTCGTCGCGCTCGTGGGAGAGTCGGGCAGCGGCAAGAGCACGATCGCCCGACTGCTGGTGCGGCTGATGGAGCCTTCGGCCGGGAAGATCCTCTTCCGTGGCCGAGACATCCTCCAGGAGGAGCCGCGCCAGGCCTCGCTCGACTACCGGGCACAGGTGCAGATGATCTTCCAGGATCCCTTCGGGTCGTTGAACCCGGTCCACACCATCGGGGCGCACCTCGAGCGCCCTCTCCTGCTCCACGGAAAGGCCAAGGGAGCCGCGGAGCTCAGGGATCGCGTGCATGAGCTGCTCGAGACCGTCGACCTGAAGCCGGCGGCCGAGCTCGCGACGCGGTATCCACATCAGCTCTCGGGGGGCCAGCGGCAGCGAGTGGCCATCGCGCGAGCGCTGGCTCCGGGTCCCTCCGTCATCCTGGCGGATGAGCCGATCTCCATGCTCGACGTGTCGATCCGCGTCGGCGTCTTGAACCTGATGGAGCGCCTCAAGGAGGAGCGCGCAATCTCGTATCTGTACATCACGCATGACATCGCGAGTGCGCGCTACTTCGCGGACCGGACGATGGTGATGTACGCGGGGCACATCGTGGAGGGCGCGCCGAGCGAGGAGCTCATGCAGCAGCCCGCGCATCCCTACACGCAGCTCCTGCTGTCCGCGGTGCCGGACCCGAACGGCTCCATGAAGAGCGAGCTGAAGGCGAAGTCGGGCGCGCCCAAGCTGATCGATCCGCCGCCCGGCTGTCCCTTCGCCGACCGGTGCCCGAGCGCCATGGCGGTGTGTCGCCGGGAGATGCCGGAGACGACCCAGCTCGATGATTCGCGCTGGGTGCGCTGCCACCTGTTCGGACGAGGCGCCGCGTCTGGAACCGCCGGCCCGCAGGGGCTGAGTGCCGTTGCCAGAAGCGCGCTCTAG
- a CDS encoding monovalent cation/H+ antiporter complex subunit F, translated as MIDLPPALRNVLLGTLALLALTMLLALWRVVRGPSAPDRIVALDLIAGVSVGVIAVYTALTGERHLLRVATGLALISFLGTVAVARYLERKEPR; from the coding sequence ATGATTGATCTTCCTCCCGCGCTTCGAAACGTGCTGCTGGGAACGCTGGCCCTCCTGGCGCTCACGATGTTGCTCGCCCTCTGGCGCGTGGTGCGCGGGCCCAGTGCACCTGATCGCATCGTGGCATTGGACTTGATTGCCGGCGTCTCCGTGGGCGTGATCGCCGTCTATACCGCCCTCACGGGGGAGCGGCACCTGCTACGAGTCGCCACGGGCCTGGCGCTGATCTCCTTTCTGGGGACGGTGGCGGTTGCAAGGTACCTGGAAAGGAAGGAGCCCCGGTGA
- the mnhG gene encoding monovalent cation/H(+) antiporter subunit G: MRWFAIAWMLTGAAFMAIAALGVVRMPDLFTRMQAATKTGTAGAGCILFGTALFFGELQVVTNAGLVIAFLFLTAPVAAHMLARAGYLVGAPLAPETHPDELKDKFGRGTEVPGGTPSSEGDRPPSA, encoded by the coding sequence ATGCGCTGGTTCGCAATCGCGTGGATGCTCACAGGTGCGGCGTTCATGGCCATCGCCGCGCTGGGAGTGGTACGCATGCCGGATCTCTTCACCCGGATGCAGGCGGCCACGAAGACAGGGACGGCTGGCGCGGGCTGCATCCTCTTCGGCACGGCGCTGTTCTTCGGCGAGCTGCAGGTGGTGACCAATGCAGGCCTGGTGATCGCCTTCTTGTTCCTGACCGCGCCCGTGGCGGCCCACATGCTGGCCCGGGCGGGGTACCTCGTGGGCGCCCCCCTGGCGCCCGAGACGCATCCGGACGAGCTCAAGGACAAGTTCGGGCGCGGCACCGAGGTTCCAGGGGGGACCCCGAGCTCGGAGGGAGATCGGCCGCCCTCCGCCTGA
- a CDS encoding ABC transporter permease produces MRHLLRNLALYAVAAWASLTLNFLIPRLMPGDPASTMFARFRGQLQPEAIDALRVAFGFTNEPLYKQYFTYVVHLFQGDLGLSVAYFPAKVTDVIATGLGWTLLLAGAAVIISFALGTTLGVVATWRRGGWLDSVLPPVLVFLGAFPYFWLAMVLLYVLGFNLGAFPLRHAYDDALAPAFSGEFILSVVQHMMLPASAIVIATLGGWMLSMRSTMVGVLSEDYITMANAKGLSQGRIMFHYAARNALLPNVTGFGMALGFVLSGSLLTEIVFSYPGQGYLLIQAVRNQDYPLMQGIFLTITLAVLGANLLVDILYVWLDPRTRTR; encoded by the coding sequence GTGCGACACCTCCTGCGAAACCTGGCCTTGTACGCGGTCGCCGCGTGGGCCTCGCTGACGCTGAACTTCCTGATCCCGCGCCTCATGCCGGGCGATCCCGCCTCGACCATGTTCGCGCGCTTCAGGGGGCAGCTGCAGCCCGAGGCCATCGACGCATTGCGAGTGGCGTTCGGCTTCACGAACGAGCCGCTCTACAAGCAGTACTTCACCTACGTCGTCCACCTGTTCCAGGGCGATCTCGGCCTCTCCGTCGCGTACTTCCCCGCGAAGGTGACGGACGTGATCGCCACGGGGCTCGGCTGGACGCTGCTGCTCGCGGGTGCCGCGGTGATCATCAGCTTCGCGCTCGGCACGACGCTGGGCGTGGTCGCCACGTGGAGGCGTGGCGGCTGGCTGGACTCGGTGCTGCCGCCGGTGCTGGTCTTCCTGGGAGCCTTCCCCTACTTCTGGCTCGCCATGGTGCTGCTCTACGTGCTCGGGTTCAACCTGGGCGCCTTCCCCCTCCGGCACGCCTACGACGACGCGCTTGCTCCCGCCTTCAGCGGCGAGTTCATCCTCAGCGTCGTCCAGCACATGATGCTCCCGGCATCGGCGATCGTGATCGCGACGCTCGGGGGGTGGATGCTCAGCATGCGCAGCACCATGGTGGGGGTGCTCTCCGAGGACTACATCACCATGGCGAACGCCAAGGGCCTGTCCCAGGGGCGGATCATGTTCCACTACGCCGCTCGCAACGCGCTGCTGCCCAACGTCACGGGCTTCGGCATGGCGCTGGGCTTCGTCCTCTCGGGCTCGCTGCTGACGGAGATCGTCTTCTCGTACCCCGGCCAGGGCTACCTGCTCATCCAGGCGGTGCGCAACCAGGACTACCCGCTCATGCAGGGTATCTTCCTGACCATCACGCTTGCCGTGCTGGGCGCGAACCTGCTCGTCGACATCCTCTACGTGTGGCTCGACCCCCGGACGCGGACTCGCTGA
- a CDS encoding ABC transporter substrate-binding protein translates to MSRRLLMMCMSLLSLGGLVHCSKSPPEGAQPAPATAPAAVAAPKVTALTVIQEQQASWVRNFNPLLAPGNARWPTRAGIYEPLMIYNTLKGEFVPWLAVKHEWSADNKKLTLSVRPGVKWSDGQPFTARDVAFTFELLKKHKALDFSAVWAFLDGVQVKDDATVEFSLVRPYVPGLVYILHQPIVPEHKWKDVADPVTFTNETPVATGPFTEVKVFQNQIFELGRNPHYWQPGKPAVQSLRFPAYPGNDQANMALLTGELDWAGSFVPDIERVYVAKDKENNHYWFPLVGNTTTLYVNTAKKPFDDVRVRKAISMAIDRDQIVKVAMYGYTRPADATALSDAHKNWHNPKALESGDWTKLDVAKANALLDEAGYKRGEDGVRMTPDKQPMRYEINVVTGWSDWVRASQLIGQHLKQLGIDATLKTYDFSPYFERLQKGEFDMSMGWTSEEPTPYHFYRGLMGSETLRPIGEIAAHNWNRFASKEADELLRAFEGTNDAAEQKKLAGQMQELFVQNAPAIPLFPGPSWGEYNTRRFTNFPSASNPYAKLTPNSSPENLFLMVEVKPK, encoded by the coding sequence ATGTCACGCCGGCTGTTGATGATGTGCATGTCCCTGCTGTCGCTGGGGGGCCTCGTTCACTGCTCGAAGAGCCCGCCGGAGGGTGCACAGCCCGCTCCCGCGACGGCCCCCGCCGCGGTGGCCGCGCCGAAGGTCACGGCACTCACGGTCATCCAGGAGCAGCAGGCCTCGTGGGTCCGGAACTTCAATCCCCTGCTGGCGCCGGGCAACGCGCGCTGGCCGACCCGCGCCGGCATCTACGAGCCGTTGATGATCTACAACACGCTCAAGGGTGAGTTCGTGCCCTGGCTGGCCGTGAAGCACGAATGGAGCGCGGACAACAAGAAGCTCACCCTGTCCGTGCGCCCCGGCGTGAAGTGGTCGGATGGCCAGCCCTTCACCGCCAGGGACGTGGCGTTCACCTTCGAGCTCCTCAAGAAGCACAAGGCCCTGGACTTCTCGGCGGTGTGGGCGTTCCTGGACGGCGTCCAGGTCAAGGATGACGCGACGGTCGAGTTCAGCCTGGTGCGCCCCTACGTCCCCGGCCTCGTCTACATCCTTCATCAGCCGATCGTGCCCGAGCACAAGTGGAAGGACGTGGCGGACCCCGTCACGTTCACGAACGAGACGCCCGTGGCCACGGGCCCCTTCACCGAGGTGAAGGTCTTCCAGAACCAGATCTTCGAGCTCGGACGCAACCCGCACTACTGGCAGCCGGGCAAGCCCGCCGTCCAGAGCCTGCGCTTCCCGGCGTACCCCGGCAACGATCAGGCCAACATGGCGCTGCTCACCGGCGAGCTGGACTGGGCGGGCAGCTTCGTGCCCGACATCGAGCGCGTCTACGTGGCCAAGGACAAGGAGAACAACCACTACTGGTTCCCCCTGGTCGGCAACACGACGACGCTCTACGTGAACACCGCCAAGAAGCCCTTCGACGACGTCCGCGTGCGCAAGGCGATCAGCATGGCGATCGACCGCGATCAGATCGTCAAGGTGGCGATGTATGGCTACACGCGGCCCGCTGACGCCACGGCCCTGAGCGACGCGCACAAGAACTGGCACAACCCCAAGGCCCTGGAGTCCGGCGACTGGACGAAGCTCGACGTGGCCAAGGCGAACGCCCTGCTCGACGAGGCCGGCTACAAGCGAGGCGAGGACGGCGTGCGGATGACGCCGGACAAGCAGCCCATGCGCTACGAGATCAACGTCGTCACGGGCTGGTCGGACTGGGTGCGCGCCTCGCAGCTCATCGGCCAGCACCTCAAGCAGCTCGGCATCGACGCCACCTTGAAGACCTACGACTTCAGCCCCTACTTCGAGCGGCTCCAGAAGGGCGAGTTCGACATGAGCATGGGGTGGACGTCCGAGGAGCCGACCCCCTATCACTTCTACCGGGGGCTCATGGGCAGCGAGACGCTGAGGCCCATCGGCGAGATCGCCGCCCACAACTGGAACCGCTTCGCCAGCAAGGAGGCCGACGAGCTGCTGCGGGCGTTCGAGGGCACCAACGATGCCGCGGAGCAGAAGAAGCTGGCGGGACAGATGCAGGAGCTCTTCGTCCAGAACGCGCCGGCCATCCCCCTGTTCCCCGGCCCGTCCTGGGGTGAGTACAACACGCGTCGGTTCACCAACTTCCCGAGCGCGTCCAATCCGTACGCCAAGCTCACGCCGAACAGCTCTCCCGAGAACCTCTTCCTCATGGTCGAAGTGAAGCCCAAGTAG
- a CDS encoding Na+/H+ antiporter subunit E — protein sequence MLTRNLALAGIWMAMTELSATQLIIGFALGYFVLWFSPGLAHRSNYFRRVGQGLRFTGFFLRELAIATARVAHDVLTPTPYMKPSVLGIPLDAETDAEIAMLAIVVTLTPGTLALDISSDRKTLYIHAMYVSDPEATRREIKQGFERRILELLR from the coding sequence ATGCTGACGCGGAACCTCGCCCTCGCGGGCATCTGGATGGCGATGACCGAGCTGTCCGCGACGCAGCTGATTATCGGCTTCGCGCTCGGCTACTTCGTCCTCTGGTTCTCTCCGGGGCTGGCTCATCGGAGCAATTACTTCCGGCGGGTGGGCCAGGGGCTGCGCTTCACGGGGTTCTTCCTCCGCGAGTTGGCGATCGCCACGGCCCGCGTGGCTCATGACGTGCTGACTCCCACTCCGTACATGAAGCCTTCGGTCCTTGGCATCCCCCTCGACGCGGAGACAGACGCGGAGATCGCCATGCTCGCCATCGTGGTCACACTCACGCCTGGCACACTGGCCCTGGATATCTCGAGCGACCGGAAGACCCTCTACATCCACGCGATGTATGTGTCGGATCCTGAAGCCACCCGGCGCGAGATCAAGCAGGGCTTCGAGCGCCGGATCCTGGAGTTGCTGCGATGA
- a CDS encoding glycoside hydrolase family 3 C-terminal domain-containing protein, which produces MSDPFTYYKARARELVLQMTLEEKALLLSGNGSWTTHKVERLGIPSIYMTDGPHGLRKALGPSMADSVPATCFPTASALGSTWNTQLMEQVGAALARECQANDVQLLLGPGINMKRSPLGGRNFEYFSEDPVLTGHLAAAYIQGVQGEGVGTSLKHFAVNNQEFERMVSNSNLDERTLREIYLPAFELAITQAQPWSVMCAYNKVNGVYASENPLLLEQILREEWGFEGFVVSDWGAVHDRVRGVLAGLNLEMPGSGEVNRKKIIEAVNAGRLPMSRLDEVVASLLAVVLKAAESRKPQARVDLDQHHALARQVAGESIILLKNEDHLLPLDVGAKKKLALIGAFAKEPRYQGAGSSQVNPSRISNAHDELLELLGGSERIGYASGYDTEGVTTPSLLEEAQRLARDSDVAIVFAGLPDSHESEGFDRSSLDIPEGHHRLIDTVTQAQPNTVVVLMNGSAITMPWVGRVKALLEGWLTGQAGGGAIADILTGRVNPSAKLAETFPQRLEDTPTATEFPGLNQETYYGEGVFIGYRYYDKKDITPLFPFGFGLSYTTFAYSELSLGSPSIKDTDGLTVRVKVKNTGKVAGKEIVQLYVREDRPVVSRPEKELKAFTKVALDPGEEKTVSFTLKPRDFAYYDTARRRWSVTPGRFDILVGGSSRELPLRQHVQVETAEVAVPALTRHSMVKEFKNHPKGKAFYSRLTHIITGDAFTKQNPVKLTPQEERARKKAEMSTMVFVNDMPVYKLVAFSEGKFTDQMLDDILAQVQ; this is translated from the coding sequence ATGTCCGACCCATTCACATACTACAAGGCACGAGCACGGGAGCTGGTGCTCCAGATGACGCTGGAGGAGAAGGCCCTGCTCTTGTCTGGCAATGGCTCCTGGACGACTCACAAGGTCGAGCGGCTGGGCATTCCTTCCATCTACATGACGGATGGCCCGCATGGGCTCAGGAAGGCGCTGGGGCCGAGCATGGCGGACAGTGTCCCCGCGACCTGCTTCCCCACCGCTTCCGCCCTGGGCTCCACCTGGAACACGCAGCTCATGGAGCAGGTGGGCGCCGCCCTGGCTCGGGAGTGCCAGGCCAACGATGTCCAGCTGCTGCTGGGCCCCGGCATCAACATGAAGCGCTCTCCCCTGGGCGGGCGCAACTTCGAATACTTCTCCGAGGATCCTGTCCTCACCGGACACCTGGCGGCGGCCTACATCCAGGGTGTCCAGGGCGAGGGCGTGGGCACTTCGTTGAAGCACTTCGCGGTGAACAACCAGGAGTTCGAGCGGATGGTGAGCAACTCGAACCTGGACGAGCGAACGCTCCGCGAGATCTACCTGCCCGCGTTCGAGCTCGCGATCACCCAGGCCCAGCCGTGGTCGGTGATGTGCGCGTACAACAAGGTGAACGGTGTCTACGCCTCCGAGAACCCCTTGCTGCTCGAGCAGATCCTCCGGGAGGAGTGGGGCTTCGAGGGGTTCGTGGTGTCGGACTGGGGCGCCGTCCACGATCGCGTGAGGGGCGTGCTGGCCGGGCTGAACCTGGAGATGCCCGGCAGCGGTGAAGTGAATCGCAAGAAGATCATCGAGGCCGTCAACGCGGGGCGGCTGCCCATGAGTCGCCTGGATGAGGTGGTAGCCTCGCTGCTCGCCGTGGTGCTCAAGGCCGCGGAGAGCCGCAAGCCCCAAGCTCGGGTCGACCTCGATCAGCACCACGCCCTGGCCCGGCAGGTGGCGGGTGAGAGCATCATCCTGCTCAAGAACGAGGACCACCTCCTGCCGCTGGACGTGGGGGCGAAGAAGAAGCTCGCCCTGATTGGCGCCTTCGCCAAGGAGCCGCGTTACCAGGGCGCTGGGAGCTCGCAGGTGAATCCGAGCCGCATCTCCAACGCGCATGACGAGCTGCTGGAGCTCTTGGGAGGAAGCGAGCGCATCGGCTACGCGAGCGGCTACGACACGGAGGGGGTCACCACTCCCTCGCTGCTCGAGGAAGCGCAGCGGCTGGCCAGGGACTCGGACGTGGCCATCGTCTTCGCGGGACTGCCTGACAGCCACGAGTCCGAAGGGTTCGATCGCTCCTCCCTGGACATCCCCGAGGGGCATCACCGGCTGATCGACACGGTCACCCAGGCCCAGCCCAACACGGTGGTGGTGTTGATGAACGGCTCCGCCATCACCATGCCCTGGGTGGGGCGAGTGAAGGCCCTCCTCGAAGGCTGGCTGACGGGACAGGCGGGCGGAGGCGCCATCGCCGACATCCTGACCGGACGGGTCAACCCCTCGGCGAAGCTGGCCGAGACCTTCCCGCAGCGGCTGGAAGACACGCCCACCGCCACCGAGTTCCCCGGCTTGAACCAGGAGACCTACTACGGCGAGGGGGTCTTCATCGGCTACCGGTACTACGACAAGAAAGACATCACCCCGCTGTTCCCGTTTGGCTTTGGGCTGAGCTACACGACCTTCGCCTATTCGGAGCTGAGCCTCGGCTCGCCGTCCATCAAGGACACCGATGGGCTGACCGTGCGGGTGAAGGTCAAGAACACGGGGAAGGTCGCTGGAAAGGAGATCGTCCAGCTCTACGTCCGTGAGGACAGGCCCGTCGTCAGCCGTCCGGAGAAGGAGCTCAAGGCCTTCACCAAGGTGGCGCTCGATCCTGGCGAGGAGAAGACGGTGAGCTTCACGTTGAAGCCTCGTGACTTCGCCTACTACGACACCGCCCGCCGCCGGTGGTCCGTCACCCCCGGGCGGTTCGACATCCTGGTCGGTGGCTCCTCCCGGGAGCTGCCTCTGCGGCAGCACGTCCAGGTGGAGACAGCCGAGGTGGCCGTCCCCGCGCTGACGCGCCACTCCATGGTGAAGGAGTTCAAGAACCACCCCAAGGGGAAGGCCTTCTACTCGCGCCTGACCCACATCATCACGGGAGATGCCTTCACGAAGCAGAACCCGGTGAAGCTCACGCCTCAGGAGGAGCGCGCCAGGAAGAAGGCGGAGATGTCGACGATGGTGTTCGTCAACGACATGCCCGTCTACAAGCTGGTCGCCTTCTCCGAAGGCAAGTTCACCGACCAGATGCTGGACGACATCCTGGCGCAGGTTCAGTAG
- a CDS encoding GH1 family beta-glucosidase, whose product MSTLRFPNEFAWGVATSSYQIEGAATEDGRGESIWDRFSKTAGKVEDGTNGDVACDHYHRFREDVALMKSLGIKHYRFSIAWPRIFPTGRGRLNQPGLDFYGRLVDALLEAGIEPFATLYHWDLPQVLQDEGGWTRRSTAEAFVEYSRVVARSLGDRVKKWITHNEPWCTSMLGYMEGRHAPGLKDYRAALAASHHVLLSHGLAVPVIRSESPGAEVGITLNLVPAEPASPSAADHDATRHFDGFFNRWFLDPVFGRHYPADMVADYIAAGHLPPEGLTVVQPGDLQTIAVKCDFLGINYYNRAVLRSTAVPEARNEPRKVFVAPEKDWTEMGWEVYPDGLRELLLRVHLEYRPRKLYVTENGASYSTPPGADGRVKDEKRIAFLRDHFIAARRAMEGGVPLAGYFVWSLLDNFEWDRGYSQRFGIVWVDYASQQRIPKDSALWYRSVISENAVPTV is encoded by the coding sequence ATGAGCACTCTTCGCTTTCCCAATGAATTCGCCTGGGGGGTCGCCACCTCCTCCTACCAGATCGAAGGCGCCGCGACGGAGGACGGGCGCGGTGAGTCGATCTGGGATCGCTTCTCCAAGACGGCCGGCAAGGTGGAGGACGGGACGAACGGCGATGTCGCCTGCGACCACTACCACCGCTTCCGCGAAGACGTCGCGCTGATGAAGAGCCTGGGCATCAAGCACTACCGCTTCTCCATCGCCTGGCCGCGCATCTTCCCCACGGGCCGTGGAAGGCTGAATCAGCCCGGCCTGGACTTCTATGGCCGCCTGGTGGACGCGCTGCTCGAGGCGGGGATCGAGCCCTTCGCGACGCTGTACCACTGGGATCTGCCGCAGGTGCTCCAGGATGAAGGAGGCTGGACGCGGCGGTCGACCGCCGAGGCGTTCGTCGAGTACTCGCGCGTCGTTGCTCGCAGCCTGGGTGATCGGGTGAAGAAGTGGATCACCCATAACGAGCCGTGGTGCACGAGCATGCTCGGCTACATGGAGGGGCGCCACGCACCGGGCTTGAAGGACTACCGGGCGGCGCTCGCCGCGAGCCACCACGTGCTCCTGTCCCACGGACTCGCGGTCCCCGTCATCCGCTCCGAGAGCCCCGGGGCCGAGGTCGGAATCACCCTGAACCTGGTCCCCGCCGAGCCCGCCTCACCGAGCGCGGCGGACCACGACGCCACCCGGCACTTCGACGGCTTCTTCAACCGCTGGTTCCTCGACCCTGTCTTCGGGCGCCACTACCCCGCCGACATGGTCGCCGACTACATCGCCGCCGGGCACCTTCCGCCCGAGGGGCTCACGGTCGTGCAACCTGGAGACCTCCAGACGATCGCGGTGAAGTGCGACTTTCTGGGCATCAACTACTACAACCGCGCGGTCCTTCGGAGCACCGCGGTGCCGGAGGCGCGGAACGAGCCTCGCAAGGTGTTCGTCGCTCCTGAGAAGGATTGGACCGAGATGGGCTGGGAGGTGTACCCCGATGGCCTCCGGGAGCTCCTGCTGCGTGTCCACCTGGAGTACCGGCCGCGCAAGCTCTACGTGACGGAGAACGGGGCGAGCTACTCGACGCCTCCTGGCGCGGATGGGCGGGTGAAGGACGAGAAGCGGATTGCCTTCCTGCGAGACCACTTCATCGCGGCCCGGCGCGCGATGGAGGGAGGCGTGCCGCTCGCTGGGTATTTCGTGTGGTCGCTCCTGGACAACTTCGAGTGGGACCGCGGCTACTCACAGCGCTTCGGCATCGTCTGGGTGGATTACGCGAGCCAACAGCGCATCCCCAAGGACAGCGCGCTCTGGTACCGGAGCGTCATCTCGGAGAACGCGGTACCCACAGTTTGA